From the Chloroflexus aurantiacus J-10-fl genome, one window contains:
- the sat gene encoding sulfate adenylyltransferase, with amino-acid sequence MIPQTSSLPKPHGGVLVERIRVAHPREYDHLPALELDERAYADLELIATGVYSPLEGFMGQADYLSVLEEMRLTNGLPWSIPITLGVSAQDAASYRKTVRLTKDGRTVGLLDVEEQYRPDKEHEALAVYRTTDLAHPGVAALFARGDVYLAGKVQLLTLDRGPFPEHHYTPRETRQLFQERGWQTIVAFQTRNPIHRAHEYLHKVALESLDGLFLHPLVGSTKSDDVPAPVRMAAYKVLLERYYPQNRVLLGVYPAAMRYAGPREAILHAISRKNYGCTHFIVGRDHAGVGNYYGPYEAQAIFDHFRPEEIGIHILKFEQTFYCVTCAAVVSPRTCPHDTQHHLVLSGTRVRELLRAGSPLPPEFTRPEVAEVLRAAYQTL; translated from the coding sequence ATGATACCACAAACGAGTTCTCTCCCGAAGCCGCACGGTGGTGTTCTGGTTGAGCGGATTCGGGTTGCACATCCACGCGAATATGACCATCTGCCGGCACTTGAGCTTGATGAACGGGCGTATGCCGATCTCGAACTCATTGCCACCGGTGTCTATTCGCCGTTAGAAGGTTTTATGGGCCAGGCCGATTATCTGAGTGTGCTGGAAGAGATGCGCCTGACGAATGGTCTGCCGTGGAGTATCCCGATCACCCTGGGGGTGTCGGCACAGGATGCAGCTTCCTATCGAAAAACAGTTCGTTTGACGAAGGATGGGCGAACGGTAGGCTTGCTTGATGTCGAAGAGCAGTATCGACCTGATAAAGAGCATGAAGCACTGGCGGTCTATCGCACCACGGATCTCGCCCATCCCGGTGTTGCGGCGCTGTTTGCGCGAGGGGATGTCTATCTGGCCGGTAAGGTGCAATTGCTGACCCTGGATCGGGGGCCATTCCCCGAACACCACTATACGCCTCGCGAGACGCGACAACTGTTTCAAGAGCGGGGCTGGCAGACAATTGTCGCTTTCCAGACCCGAAATCCCATTCATCGTGCCCACGAGTATTTGCACAAAGTCGCACTAGAGTCGCTCGATGGTCTGTTCCTTCACCCGCTCGTCGGCTCTACCAAGTCGGATGATGTTCCGGCCCCGGTGCGGATGGCGGCCTATAAAGTTCTCCTCGAACGCTACTACCCGCAAAACCGGGTGTTGTTGGGTGTCTATCCGGCAGCAATGCGCTACGCCGGGCCACGTGAAGCAATTCTGCACGCCATCAGTCGCAAAAATTACGGCTGCACCCATTTCATCGTGGGGCGCGATCACGCCGGGGTTGGCAACTATTACGGCCCGTATGAGGCGCAGGCCATCTTTGACCATTTCCGTCCAGAGGAGATTGGCATCCATATTCTCAAGTTTGAGCAGACCTTCTATTGCGTAACCTGCGCCGCAGTTGTCTCGCCGCGTACCTGCCCTCACGATACCCAACATCACCTTGTTCTTTCAGGCACGCGGGTACGTGAATTGTTGCGCGCAGGATCGCCATTACCGCCGGAGTTTACCAGACCCGAAGTAGCTGAAGTGTTACGCGCTGCTTACCAGACGCTGTAG
- the cysC gene encoding adenylyl-sulfate kinase codes for MFVSTIPTTRSGLVVWFTGLSGAGKTTLARALATLLQEAGYPVEQLDGDVVREHLSKGLGFSREDRDTNIRRIGFVANLLAKHGVIVLVSAISPYRETRAEVLAAAPRKLEVFVEAPLDVLIQRDVKGLYAKALRGEIAQFTGISDPYEPPLHPDVHLRTDLMSLPECLDHLLAALERLDIVVKVSHQ; via the coding sequence ATGTTTGTGTCCACTATTCCAACAACCCGATCAGGACTTGTCGTCTGGTTTACCGGGCTTTCTGGCGCCGGGAAAACAACGCTGGCACGGGCGCTGGCGACGCTGTTGCAAGAGGCCGGCTACCCGGTTGAACAGCTCGATGGCGATGTCGTTCGTGAACATTTGTCGAAGGGGTTAGGGTTTAGCCGCGAAGATCGTGATACGAATATCCGGCGGATTGGTTTTGTAGCCAATTTGCTGGCCAAACACGGTGTGATCGTGTTGGTCAGTGCGATCAGTCCCTACCGGGAAACACGTGCTGAGGTGCTGGCTGCCGCACCCAGAAAACTTGAGGTGTTTGTGGAGGCACCGCTAGATGTCCTCATTCAGCGTGATGTGAAGGGGCTGTACGCGAAGGCGTTGCGCGGCGAGATTGCGCAATTTACCGGTATCTCTGACCCTTACGAACCTCCGTTGCATCCCGATGTCCATCTGCGCACCGATCTGATGAGTTTGCCGGAGTGTCTGGATCATCTGCTGGCTGCGCTGGAACGGCTGGATATTGTGGTGAAGGTGAGTCACCAATGA
- a CDS encoding phosphoadenylyl-sulfate reductase, whose translation MTTQYWDANTDPRDVIRWALAGYPDLLMTSAFNLNGVVLIELAAQAGFAGEVVFVDTGYHFPETLATRDHLITRYPQMQFVTLSADLPPEPWGEEQFRSDPDGCCRVRKVAPLREYLARKNPSALLNARSRDQAATRRDLGFVEIGERVRINPLAYWRREQIEAFAQAHHLPVNPLYWAGFKSIGCWPCTRAVRPGEDVRAGRWSGKGKIECGLWIGEQSL comes from the coding sequence ATGACAACACAATACTGGGACGCGAACACCGACCCTCGTGATGTCATTCGCTGGGCACTTGCCGGTTATCCCGATCTGCTGATGACCAGTGCATTCAATCTTAACGGGGTCGTGCTTATTGAGCTGGCAGCTCAGGCCGGTTTTGCGGGCGAGGTGGTTTTTGTGGATACCGGCTACCATTTTCCGGAGACCCTTGCCACTCGTGACCATCTGATCACGCGCTATCCCCAGATGCAGTTTGTCACCCTAAGTGCCGACCTGCCACCTGAACCGTGGGGGGAAGAGCAATTTCGGAGCGATCCCGATGGGTGCTGTCGCGTGCGAAAAGTTGCTCCCCTGCGTGAATATCTGGCGCGCAAGAATCCTTCTGCTCTTTTAAACGCTCGCAGTCGTGATCAGGCCGCAACCCGCCGGGATCTGGGTTTTGTCGAGATTGGTGAGCGGGTGCGGATCAATCCACTGGCCTACTGGCGGCGGGAGCAGATAGAGGCATTTGCGCAAGCCCATCACCTGCCGGTGAACCCATTGTACTGGGCCGGTTTCAAGAGTATCGGCTGCTGGCCCTGTACACGGGCCGTGCGCCCTGGTGAAGATGTGCGGGCCGGGCGTTGGTCGGGGAAGGGCAAGATTGAATGTGGCCTATGGATCGGTGAACAATCGCTGTGA
- the cobA gene encoding uroporphyrinogen-III C-methyltransferase: MSKVYLVGAGPGDPELLTLRALRVLGEADVVLYDRLVSAEILAYVNPQAERIYVGKAKGDQDRVQREILHLLLHYARAGRTVVRLKGGDPMVYGRGAEEWLFLAQHGITVELVPGLSSALALPGMAGIPLTLRGIGRSFAVICGQEQGGAAPEIAPYARIDTLVILMGVERRAELAQALIQAGRDAWEPCAFIENGSTPNERIVLAALEAVAQGRVAVQAPAVWVIGPVVAVREQLQAVAADEPVHAMPVPAYTGMHQARDVVVVERG, encoded by the coding sequence ATGAGCAAGGTTTACCTGGTGGGTGCCGGCCCTGGTGATCCTGAATTACTTACGCTCCGTGCGCTACGGGTGCTCGGCGAAGCTGATGTGGTGCTGTACGACCGCCTGGTGTCTGCGGAGATTCTGGCGTATGTCAACCCGCAAGCTGAACGCATCTACGTCGGCAAAGCAAAGGGTGACCAGGATCGGGTGCAACGTGAGATTCTTCATCTGTTGTTGCACTATGCTCGCGCCGGACGCACGGTCGTGCGCTTGAAGGGCGGCGATCCCATGGTCTACGGGCGTGGTGCTGAAGAGTGGCTCTTTCTGGCTCAACACGGCATTACCGTTGAGTTAGTGCCCGGTCTCAGTTCAGCGCTGGCGTTACCGGGAATGGCCGGTATTCCGTTGACATTACGCGGTATTGGGCGAAGTTTTGCCGTGATCTGTGGTCAGGAGCAGGGTGGTGCTGCGCCTGAGATAGCTCCCTATGCCCGGATCGATACTCTGGTGATTCTGATGGGGGTTGAACGGCGGGCAGAACTGGCGCAGGCGCTGATCCAGGCCGGTCGTGACGCCTGGGAACCCTGCGCTTTTATCGAGAACGGCTCTACACCCAACGAACGTATTGTGCTGGCAGCGCTGGAAGCTGTGGCGCAGGGGCGGGTTGCGGTTCAGGCACCGGCAGTCTGGGTAATCGGCCCGGTGGTGGCGGTGCGCGAGCAATTGCAGGCGGTGGCTGCTGATGAACCGGTACATGCAATGCCTGTTCCGGCTTACACCGGGATGCATCAGGCCAGGGACGTGGTCGTTGTTGAACGCGGATAG
- a CDS encoding sulfite exporter TauE/SafE family protein — protein sequence MLEVLLGLLIAVSIGLTGVGGGTITTSVLILGLGIAPEVAVGTALLFALCAKIPAGLIYWQQQQVHPQTLARLLAGGVPAVVIGSFLLHALKSYRDVVLLGIGLIVLVAAGINLFVTLIKVPSFHLAPGWMIAGAGFIGLEVGFSSAGAGALGTLLLLNTTRLSPQAVVGTDLWFGLILSAIGGGIHTVLGQFDLWLFLKLTGGGVIGSLAGAWLAQHVSQRPFRLGLLAWMMVIGSHLVFRSLMR from the coding sequence ATGCTCGAAGTGTTGCTTGGTTTGCTCATTGCTGTCAGCATTGGTCTGACCGGTGTTGGTGGTGGCACGATCACCACATCGGTGTTGATCCTTGGTCTGGGGATTGCGCCGGAAGTAGCGGTAGGCACAGCGCTGTTGTTTGCGCTGTGCGCCAAAATTCCGGCTGGCCTGATCTACTGGCAGCAGCAACAGGTACATCCGCAGACCCTCGCCCGGCTGCTGGCCGGTGGTGTGCCGGCTGTTGTGATCGGTAGCTTTCTGTTACACGCTTTGAAAAGCTATCGCGATGTAGTGCTGCTCGGTATTGGTTTGATCGTGCTGGTGGCCGCAGGGATCAATCTGTTCGTGACCCTGATCAAAGTGCCCTCATTTCATCTCGCACCGGGTTGGATGATTGCCGGCGCCGGATTTATCGGTCTTGAAGTAGGCTTCTCATCGGCTGGAGCAGGGGCTTTGGGCACGTTGTTACTGCTCAATACGACACGGCTCTCACCCCAGGCGGTGGTTGGCACCGATCTCTGGTTTGGTCTGATCCTCTCGGCAATTGGGGGCGGAATCCATACCGTTTTGGGGCAATTCGATCTCTGGTTATTTCTCAAGCTGACCGGTGGCGGCGTGATCGGCTCGCTGGCGGGAGCCTGGCTGGCCCAGCATGTCAGTCAGCGGCCATTCCGCCTGGGACTGCTGGCGTGGATGATGGTCATTGGCTCACACCTGGTGTTTCGCAGCCTGATGCGCTGA
- the ndk gene encoding nucleoside-diphosphate kinase produces the protein MERALLILKPDAVQRGLIGAIISRFEQRGLKFQGLKLMQVDEALARRHYAEHEGKSFFNGLVSYITSAPVVVAVVAGKPGTVELVRAMVGATNPAKAAPGTIRGDFGVDIGRNLIHASDSPESGERETAIFFQPHELIGEWNRALDNWIYE, from the coding sequence ATGGAACGTGCACTGTTAATCTTGAAACCTGACGCCGTACAACGAGGATTGATCGGCGCTATCATCAGCCGCTTTGAACAGCGGGGCTTGAAATTTCAGGGCCTCAAGCTGATGCAGGTCGACGAGGCTCTGGCGCGCCGCCACTACGCCGAGCACGAAGGCAAGAGCTTCTTCAACGGTCTGGTCAGCTACATCACCTCTGCACCGGTCGTTGTGGCAGTCGTTGCCGGAAAGCCGGGCACCGTGGAGCTGGTGCGGGCAATGGTAGGCGCCACAAATCCGGCCAAAGCAGCACCGGGGACGATCCGGGGCGACTTTGGAGTAGACATTGGTCGCAATCTGATTCACGCTTCGGACTCGCCGGAAAGTGGTGAGCGCGAGACAGCGATCTTCTTCCAACCGCACGAGCTAATTGGCGAGTGGAATCGTGCGCTCGACAACTGGATCTACGAATAG
- a CDS encoding roadblock/LC7 domain-containing protein codes for MRRIVEDLIRVDGVIGSLLVGKDGLVVASTLLDEEDAEILGAMSAAVFGEIDKATRRLGVGHLVDSIIDAKDGSILLLEAKELILVVITQRTVNLGLVKMEMRRAAKRISEAVPI; via the coding sequence ATGCGCCGCATCGTAGAAGATCTCATTCGGGTCGACGGTGTGATTGGCAGTTTGCTGGTCGGCAAAGATGGCCTGGTCGTAGCCAGCACACTGCTCGATGAAGAAGATGCCGAAATACTGGGAGCAATGTCCGCGGCAGTCTTCGGTGAAATTGATAAAGCGACCCGCCGACTCGGAGTCGGACATTTAGTTGACTCCATTATTGATGCCAAAGACGGCTCGATCTTACTGCTGGAAGCCAAAGAGCTAATCCTGGTGGTGATCACACAGCGCACGGTCAATCTCGGCCTGGTCAAGATGGAAATGCGCCGTGCGGCCAAACGGATCAGTGAGGCCGTTCCGATCTAA
- a CDS encoding precorrin-2 dehydrogenase/sirohydrochlorin ferrochelatase family protein → MYYPVMLDLRDKKVLFIGGGIETEVKVQRLVDAGARVRLISPFDHPALDALVQDGRLDWQRRAYHYGDLVGFMLCFVHLPDTTLNATIAAEARERGVWLNAVDDPPHCDFILPSIHRQGDLVIAISTSGVAPALAVRIKEHLSAVYGPEYAAFLDVLRSFRSLVKQAYPHSFAERRAAWYRLVDSGALAMLRAGDYVQAQNLLWQALYDTASAVPVDLSLHQQEVV, encoded by the coding sequence ATGTACTATCCGGTGATGCTGGATTTACGCGATAAAAAGGTGCTCTTCATCGGGGGTGGTATCGAGACTGAGGTCAAGGTGCAGCGACTGGTGGATGCAGGTGCACGGGTCAGACTCATCTCACCGTTTGATCATCCGGCGCTGGATGCACTCGTGCAGGATGGCCGGCTCGACTGGCAACGACGTGCGTATCACTATGGTGATCTGGTAGGCTTCATGCTCTGTTTTGTCCATCTGCCAGATACAACTCTCAATGCCACCATTGCTGCCGAAGCCCGTGAACGCGGAGTCTGGCTGAACGCAGTCGATGATCCGCCCCATTGCGATTTTATCTTGCCCTCGATTCATCGTCAGGGTGATCTGGTCATTGCCATCTCGACCAGTGGTGTCGCACCGGCGCTGGCAGTGCGGATCAAAGAGCATCTGAGCGCAGTGTATGGCCCAGAGTACGCGGCATTTCTGGATGTGCTGCGCTCGTTTCGCTCGCTGGTCAAACAGGCTTACCCACATAGCTTTGCCGAACGACGCGCTGCCTGGTACCGCCTCGTAGACAGTGGAGCGCTGGCTATGCTGCGGGCAGGCGATTACGTTCAGGCGCAGAACCTGCTCTGGCAGGCTCTGTACGACACTGCTTCCGCTGTACCGGTCGATCTCAGCCTGCATCAACAGGAGGTGGTATGA
- a CDS encoding tetratricopeptide repeat protein: MATISLQDAYTQARTFLEANQIEQAIGLIQHILEHHPDNLEAQRLLGEAYLAKRDLPAATATFEQVLQVDPENIPAHVGLGMAYEWQGRLDKAIAEFEQALEIRPDMPELRAQLVRLYTEAWGSEHAALRLSRPGLARLYARGHMLPQAIHEFRQVIAEHPDRLDAWVGLIEALWRDGQLDEAATVCRDALKQQPHLLKANLILGGILLLDGDQRGLDYWRVAQRIDPYQTVAKLLFDTLPVGIPTPDVSLPAWDEAEWQARRAASVAAEQPASTPADDFFAETGWLTPAASPVAAAVAATSDDDLLAMLLFSPPAATSVAEPTQPPAERDEFDFDLDLPLSSATPTGLTLDEIGVGVTETTPASAEPTLQPFSLEELGLSPEEIAQLEGQAPAAAASAEPELTPFSLEELGLSPEEIAQLEGQAPAAAASAEPELTPFSLEELGLSPEEIAQLEGQAPAAAASAEPTLQPFSLEELGLSPEEIAQLEGQAPAAAASAEPTLQPFSLEELGLSPEEIAQLEGRSTTTGGADTFADELSGLQPFSLDDLDFGATSASDELPATLQPFSLDDLALDDAVSASPEAHTESIEPGIYSWQEPSARGGGIKLPQEPEQGGPSIFSKLVERAASLPPVEEPPLSPVELTETDVAAYFSNDDVSLREDDDTPERLTGTFRIPKASIDESLAPTGAVRALSEKSEPVNLPKEPELTPFSLEELGLSPEEIAQLEAAQQQQAQPAAPAEPELTPFSLEELGLSPEEIAQLEAAQQQAQPAAPAEPELTPFSLEELGLSPEEIAQLEAAQQQAQPAAPAEPELTPFSLEELGLSPEEIAQFEAAQQQAQPAAPAEPELTPFSLEELGLSPEEIAQLEAAQQQAQPAAPAEPELTPFSLEELGLSPEEIAQLEAAQQQQQSQPATPAEPELTPFSLEELGLSPEEIAQLEAAQQQQSQPATPAEPELTPFSLEELGLSPEEIAQLEAAQQPATTSETMVFTDEPIDSLLSSTGSTDDVFAHLDTASAEPSFELPGVEPFSLDEFADLEPFSFEDIESGATTSSELGLSPDEIDSISLGNFETVVLSDDEEPMIDTGDPDLNRLIKLGHRQGYVDLTDIIAVVKDPEQEADRIEQIGWSLYRAGIQIRDGDEIIDMEAELNEEEPAPATSSATADLTPFDEEPALAQPSAEPELTPFSLEELGLSPEEIAQLEAAQQQQAQPAASAEPELTPFSLEELGLSPEEIAQLEAAQQQAQPAAPAEPELTPFSLEELGLSPEEIAQLEAAQQQQAQPAASAEPELPPFSLEELGLSPEEIAQLEAAQQQAQPAAPAEPELTPFSLEELGLSPEEIAQLEAAQQQQAQPAASAEPELTPFSLEELGLSPEEIAQLEAAQQQAQPAAPAEPELTPFSLEELGLSPEEIAQLEAAQQQQAQPAASAEPELTPFSLEELGLSPEEIAQLEAAQQQAQPAAPAEPELTPFSLEELGLSPEEIAQLEAAQQQQAQPAASAEPELTPFSLEELGLSPEEIAQLEAAQQAASPSGTGAAEDDLFDFSIAETAPVAKAVRTAPRVEEPPPPPAPEDTGFVPEPLEALDDIWNAPPEPMTSEPARVVLPPLSERPKAQPMLRTPTREERRSVAPTRDDLRFARREALTSGRGRSARAPIRPRAPEDFIPTGNATIDDYLRQLSTNPANHSLAFTIARLCAQTGQAELMAVIYRRLLKHTTLLDRMAEELEDLINTIEDTPVLRQLYRILGDVYSRQGRLEEAIATYSVTFAE; this comes from the coding sequence ATGGCGACTATTAGCCTGCAAGACGCCTATACACAAGCCAGAACATTTCTCGAGGCGAACCAGATCGAGCAGGCAATCGGCCTGATCCAGCATATCCTTGAACACCATCCAGACAACCTGGAAGCTCAACGACTTTTAGGTGAGGCATATCTGGCAAAACGCGATTTGCCTGCGGCAACGGCAACGTTTGAACAGGTCTTACAGGTTGACCCCGAAAATATTCCGGCCCACGTCGGTCTGGGAATGGCGTATGAATGGCAGGGTCGGCTGGATAAGGCGATTGCCGAGTTCGAGCAGGCACTGGAGATCCGTCCTGATATGCCCGAACTACGTGCCCAGTTGGTACGTCTCTACACCGAAGCCTGGGGCAGCGAGCATGCCGCTCTCCGCCTGAGCCGTCCTGGTCTTGCCCGCCTGTATGCCCGTGGTCATATGTTGCCACAGGCTATCCACGAATTTCGACAGGTTATTGCTGAGCATCCTGACCGGCTCGATGCCTGGGTTGGTCTGATTGAAGCACTCTGGCGAGACGGTCAACTGGATGAAGCAGCTACCGTGTGTCGGGATGCGTTGAAGCAACAACCCCATCTGCTCAAGGCAAATCTGATCCTCGGCGGAATATTGCTATTAGATGGCGATCAGCGCGGGCTTGATTACTGGCGGGTTGCGCAACGTATTGATCCCTACCAGACAGTCGCAAAACTTCTGTTTGACACGCTGCCGGTCGGTATACCAACACCTGACGTTTCCCTGCCGGCATGGGACGAGGCCGAATGGCAGGCGCGACGCGCAGCTTCAGTGGCAGCGGAGCAACCTGCATCGACGCCGGCGGACGATTTCTTTGCCGAGACAGGCTGGTTGACACCGGCAGCCAGCCCGGTGGCAGCCGCAGTAGCTGCCACTTCAGACGATGATCTGCTGGCTATGCTGCTCTTTTCGCCACCAGCAGCAACCAGTGTGGCTGAACCGACACAACCACCTGCTGAGCGGGATGAGTTCGATTTTGATCTGGATTTACCCCTCTCATCAGCTACACCAACCGGCCTGACACTTGATGAAATTGGAGTAGGTGTAACCGAAACCACACCTGCCAGCGCTGAACCGACCCTGCAACCCTTCTCGCTCGAAGAACTGGGCCTTTCACCAGAAGAGATTGCCCAGCTTGAAGGTCAGGCGCCCGCTGCTGCGGCCAGCGCCGAACCGGAGCTGACACCCTTCTCCCTCGAAGAACTGGGCCTGTCACCAGAAGAGATTGCCCAACTTGAAGGCCAGGCGCCTGCTGCTGCGGCCAGCGCCGAACCGGAGCTGACACCCTTCTCCCTCGAAGAACTGGGCCTGTCACCAGAAGAGATTGCCCAACTTGAAGGCCAGGCGCCCGCTGCTGCGGCCAGCGCCGAACCGACCCTGCAACCCTTCTCGCTCGAAGAACTGGGTCTGTCACCAGAAGAGATTGCCCAGCTCGAAGGTCAGGCGCCCGCTGCTGCGGCCAGCGCCGAACCGACCCTGCAACCCTTCTCGCTCGAAGAACTGGGTCTGTCACCAGAAGAGATTGCCCAGCTCGAAGGCAGATCAACAACAACCGGCGGAGCCGACACCTTTGCCGATGAACTGAGCGGTCTGCAACCATTTTCCCTTGACGATCTTGATTTCGGTGCAACATCGGCGAGTGATGAACTACCGGCCACACTTCAGCCCTTCTCGCTCGACGATCTGGCACTTGATGATGCAGTATCAGCATCTCCCGAAGCACACACCGAGTCTATCGAGCCAGGGATTTATAGCTGGCAAGAGCCATCAGCTCGCGGTGGTGGTATCAAGTTACCCCAAGAGCCAGAGCAGGGTGGCCCATCGATTTTCAGTAAGCTGGTCGAACGGGCGGCTTCGTTGCCTCCGGTCGAGGAGCCACCATTGTCACCGGTTGAGCTAACTGAAACTGATGTCGCCGCTTATTTCTCAAATGATGATGTGTCGCTTCGCGAGGATGACGATACACCTGAGCGTCTAACCGGTACATTCCGCATCCCAAAGGCAAGTATCGATGAGAGTCTGGCGCCAACCGGTGCGGTTCGCGCTCTGAGTGAAAAGAGTGAGCCGGTCAACCTGCCGAAAGAGCCGGAGCTGACCCCCTTCTCCCTCGAAGAGCTAGGCCTGTCGCCGGAGGAGATTGCCCAGCTTGAAGCTGCCCAACAGCAGCAGGCCCAGCCGGCAGCCCCTGCCGAGCCGGAGCTGACCCCCTTCTCCCTCGAAGAGCTAGGCCTGTCGCCGGAAGAGATCGCTCAGCTTGAAGCTGCCCAACAGCAGGCCCAGCCGGCAGCCCCTGCCGAGCCGGAGCTGACCCCCTTCTCCCTCGAAGAGCTAGGCCTGTCGCCGGAAGAGATCGCTCAGCTTGAAGCTGCCCAACAGCAGGCCCAGCCGGCAGCCCCTGCCGAGCCGGAGCTGACCCCCTTCTCCCTCGAAGAGCTAGGCCTGTCGCCGGAAGAGATCGCTCAGTTTGAAGCTGCCCAACAGCAGGCCCAGCCGGCAGCCCCTGCCGAGCCGGAGCTGACCCCCTTCTCCCTCGAAGAGCTAGGCCTGTCGCCGGAGGAGATTGCCCAGCTTGAGGCCGCCCAGCAGCAGGCCCAACCCGCCGCGCCTGCCGAGCCGGAGCTGACCCCCTTCTCCCTCGAAGAGCTAGGCCTGTCGCCGGAGGAGATTGCCCAGCTTGAGGCCGCCCAACAACAGCAACAGTCCCAACCCGCAACCCCTGCCGAACCGGAGCTGACCCCCTTCTCGCTCGAAGAGCTGGGGTTGTCGCCGGAGGAGATTGCCCAGCTTGAGGCCGCTCAACAGCAACAGTCCCAACCCGCAACCCCTGCCGAGCCGGAGCTGACCCCCTTCTCGCTCGAAGAACTCGGCCTGTCGCCGGAGGAGATTGCCCAGCTTGAGGCGGCGCAGCAACCGGCGACCACAAGTGAAACGATGGTCTTCACCGATGAGCCAATTGATAGCCTGCTGTCATCAACTGGTTCTACAGACGATGTGTTTGCACATCTGGATACAGCAAGTGCAGAGCCATCGTTTGAGTTGCCTGGGGTCGAACCCTTCTCACTTGATGAGTTTGCCGATCTTGAGCCATTCTCGTTTGAAGATATTGAGAGTGGGGCAACAACCAGTAGTGAGCTTGGGCTTTCACCCGATGAAATAGACAGTATCAGCCTGGGTAACTTTGAGACAGTAGTCCTCTCTGATGATGAAGAACCGATGATCGATACCGGCGACCCCGATCTCAACCGTTTGATAAAACTGGGACATCGCCAGGGGTACGTCGATCTGACCGATATTATCGCTGTGGTGAAAGACCCCGAACAGGAAGCTGACCGGATTGAGCAGATTGGCTGGTCGCTTTACCGGGCCGGCATTCAGATACGGGATGGCGATGAGATTATCGATATGGAGGCCGAGCTAAATGAGGAAGAACCTGCTCCAGCAACCTCATCAGCGACGGCGGATTTAACCCCATTCGATGAAGAGCCAGCCCTGGCACAACCTTCCGCCGAGCCGGAGCTGACCCCCTTCTCGCTCGAAGAGCTAGGCCTGTCGCCGGAGGAAATTGCCCAACTTGAGGCCGCCCAACAGCAGCAGGCCCAACCGGCAGCCTCCGCCGAACCGGAACTGACCCCCTTCTCGCTCGAAGAACTGGGACTGTCGCCGGAGGAGATTGCCCAGCTTGAGGCCGCCCAGCAGCAGGCCCAACCCGCCGCGCCTGCCGAACCGGAGCTGACGCCCTTCTCGCTCGAAGAACTGGGCCTGTCGCCGGAGGAGATTGCCCAGCTTGAGGCCGCCCAACAGCAGCAGGCCCAACCGGCAGCCTCCGCCGAACCGGAACTGCCCCCCTTCTCGCTCGAAGAACTGGGCCTGTCGCCGGAGGAGATTGCCCAGCTTGAGGCCGCCCAACAGCAGGCCCAACCCGCCGCGCCTGCCGAACCGGAGCTGACGCCCTTCTCGCTCGAAGAACTGGGACTGTCGCCGGAGGAGATTGCCCAGCTTGAGGCCGCCCAACAGCAGCAGGCCCAACCCGCCGCCTCTGCCGAACCGGAGCTGACGCCCTTCTCGCTCGAAGAGCTAGGCCTGTCGCCGGAGGAGATTGCCCAGCTTGAGGCGGCCCAGCAGCAGGCCCAGCCCGCCGCGCCTGCCGAACCGGAGCTGACACCGTTCTCGCTCGAAGAGCTGGGACTGTCGCCGGAGGAGATTGCCCAGCTTGAGGCCGCCCAACAGCAGCAGGCACAGCCGGCAGCTTCCGCTGAACCGGAGCTGACCCCCTTCTCGCTCGAAGAGCTGGGGTTGTCGCCGGAGGAGATTGCCCAGCTTGAGGCGGCCCAGCAGCAGGCCCAGCCCGCCGCGCCTGCCGAACCGGAGCTGACACCGTTCTCGCTCGAAGAGCTGGGACTGTCGCCGGAGGAGATTGCCCAGCTTGAGGCCGCCCAACAGCAGCAGGCACAGCCGGCAGCTTCCGCTGAACCGGAGCTGACCCCCTTCTCGCTCGAAGAGCTGGGGTTGTCGCCGGAGGAGATTGCCCAGCTTGAGGCGGCCCAGCAAGCGGCTTCGCCGTCGGGGACGGGGGCGGCTGAGGATGACCTGTTTGATTTCAGCATTGCCGAAACCGCACCGGTAGCAAAAGCTGTACGCACCGCTCCACGGGTAGAGGAACCACCGCCGCCGCCAGCACCAGAAGATACTGGCTTCGTGCCGGAACCACTGGAGGCGCTTGATGACATCTGGAATGCACCGCCTGAGCCGATGACGAGTGAACCGGCACGAGTCGTGTTGCCACCACTCAGCGAACGACCTAAAGCGCAACCGATGTTACGGACGCCGACAAGAGAAGAGCGACGAAGTGTAGCACCGACTCGTGACGATCTTCGTTTTGCCCGCCGTGAAGCTCTGACCAGCGGGCGTGGTCGTTCGGCACGGGCACCAATTCGGCCACGGGCACCAGAAGACTTTATTCCTACCGGTAATGCAACAATCGACGATTACTTACGACAACTGAGCACCAATCCGGCCAATCACTCTCTGGCTTTCACCATTGCCCGCCTCTGTGCGCAAACCGGGCAGGCCGAGCTAATGGCTGTCATCTATCGTCGCTTACTCAAGCACACGACACTGCTTGATCGAATGGCCGAGGAGCTGGAAGACCTTATCAACACCATCGAGGACACGCCAGTTCTTCGTCAGTTATATCGCATCCTTGGTGATGTGTACTCGCGTCAGGGACGACTGGAAGAGGCGATTGCCACTTACAGCGTCACATTTGCCGAATAA